CGAAGAGCTGCTGCTGCGGATCGAAACCGTGGGCACCCTGCGCCAGGAGGCCTTCATGGAGGCGTTCACGGCGGTGGACCGCCATTTCCGCGAGATCTTCGCCGGCCTCTCCGAGGGCGAAGGCCACCTGCAACTGGAGAACCCCGAGGCGCCATTGGATGGAGGACTCACCCTGGTGGCCCATCCCAAGGGCAAAGCGGTGCGGCGGTTGGCCTCGATGTCGGGGGGAGAAAAATCGCTGACAGCCCTCAGCTTCCTGTTCGCCCTGCAGCGCTTCCGCCCCTCACCCTTCTATGCCCTCGATGAGGTGGACAGTTTTCTCGATGGGGTGAACGTGGAGCGACTGGCGGCGTTGATCGCCCAACAGGCGGACCAGGCCCAGTTCATGGTGGTGAGCCACCGGCGGCCGATGATCGCCGCCGCCACCCGCACGATCGGTGTCACCCAGGCCCGAGGCGCCCACACCCAGGTGGTCGGGTTACCCCCGGCGGCGTGACCAGCACTGGTGGGCCACAATGAATCGGATGGCAAGCCTTCCCCCCTCCGCCGACACCGCAGGCGCCGCCCCCAGCGACCGCCTCTGGCTGCGCTCCGAGCTGATGGGCACCCAGGTGATCACCCGCGACACCGGGCGGCGTCTGGGCGTGGTGGGCGAGGTGGTCGTCGACATCGACCGCCGCGAGGTGGTGGCCCTGGGGCTGCGCGACAACCCCCTCACCCGCTTCCTGCCCGGCCTGCCCCGCTGGATGCCCCTGGATCGCATCCGCCAGGTGGGCGATGTGATTCTGGTGGATTCCGCTGATTCGCTCACCGAAGGTTTCAACCCGGAGCGCTACAGCAAGGTGATCAATTGCCAGGTGATCACCGAATCCGGGGAGCAGCTGGGGCGGGTGCTGGGTTTCAGCTTCGACATCGAAACAGGCGATCTCGCCACCCTGGTGCTCGGAGCCCTCGGCTTACCGCTGCTGGGCGAAGGCGTGCTGAGCACCTGGGAGCTGCAGGTGGAGGAAATCGTCAGCAGCGGCCCCGATCGGATCATTGTTTACGAGGGCGCCGAGGAGAAGCTCAAGCAACTGGGCACCGGCCTGCTGGAGAAGCTGGGCATCGGCGGCCCGGGCTGGGAGCAGGAGGAGCGCGACCGCTACCGGCTGAACATGGTGCCGGTGGAGAATCAGCTGGCGGCTGGTCAGGCCAGCGAACAGGCCCAGCGCCGCATCCAGCCCGCCACCACCCGCGCCTTCGAGCCCGAGGAGGAGCTCGAATACGTGGAGCTGGAGGGGCGCCAGCAGGAACCCCTGCGCCAGCGCCGCTACCTCGACGACGAGGAGCGCTACGGCGACAGCAACTACAGCGCCAGCAACCGTGATGAGCGCGACCGTGATGGCCGCCCCCGCGCCACTGGCCGCGACCAGGAGCCCTACCGCGACGAGCGCTTCCGAAGCGAACGCTTTGGCAACGACAACGAAGCAGGTCGTGATGACCGCTACGACCGCGAACGGCTGGCTCCCAGCGAGCGCTACGACGAACCCTCTCGCACGCGCTTCAATCGCACCGATTCCAGCGGCTCAGATGACAGTTGGTCCAATTCAAACCGAACAGCCTCCAATCGTTCCCAGGGCAGCCGCCCGGAACCTAGTCGCAGCCTTGATGAGCGTCTGGATCCCTTGTTAGCCGAAGCCGCCCCGCGGGAGCTGCCGATCCAACCGCGTCCCCCCAGCCGTCGCTCGCCCCTGCAGGAACCCCTGGACGTCGAGCCTGAGCCCTTCGATGACGAGGATGTGCTCGCCGCCCCCCCCCGCGGCGAAGGCCGGAGCGCCCCGATCGACGACCCCTGGTGAGCGAGCGAGGGGCAGGCCCATGCCGCCCTCAGCCGCCTGCCGCCGGCCGATCCTCGAACGTCAGCGAGGCTGAATTGACGCAGTAGCGCTCACCCGTGGGCCGGGGTCCATCGGGGAACACGTGCCCCAGATGGGCCTCGCAGCGGGCGCAGCGGATCTCCGTGCGACTCATGCCGTGGCTGCGGTCCACGATGCGGGTGATGGCGCCGGGGGCCGCCCCGTCCCAGAAGCTGGGCCAGCCGGTGCCCGACTCGAACTTGGTCGCCGAAGCGAACAGCTCCGCCCCGCAACAGACGCAGCGGTACATCCCTTCGCCCTTGTGGTTCCAGTAACGGCCGCTGAAGGCCCGTTCGGTGCCGCCCCGGCGGGCCACCTGGAACTGTTCCGGCGTCAGCCGCTCGCGCCAGGCCTCCTCGGAGCGCTCATCGCGCGCCAAGCCCGAGGGCAGGGCACAGCCGGAGGGGGCAGTGTTGAGCGGGTCAGGGCCGGAAACCGACATCGGGGCTGAGAAGAGCGTGTCTCCAGGCTAGGGAGCGGTTCGGGGCGCCGGCAGCAGCTCTCGCACCAGCCGCGACAGGGCCGCCACGGCCCCGGGCTGGCCCCGCAGGCTGCGCAGGTCCTCGCGCACGCCCTCAAGGCGCTGGGGGTGCTCCAGCCAGTCCAACGCCTCCGCGGCGATCTCAGCCGGCGTGATCGCCCCCACCCGCTCGGGCACCACCAGCCGTCCGGCAGAGATGTTGGGCCAGGCCAGATAGCCCCGGTTCCGCATGCGCCAGGCGGTGAGCGCCACCCCCAGCAGCCAGCTCAACAGCGGCAGGCGGGCCAACAGCCCCAGCCAGCCGTCCCAGGCCTGCATCACGTGCAGATGCTGGGTGGGCACCAGCACCAGCATCGGCACCGCCAGGGCCCCCAGCTCGGCGGTGTTAGCCCCCACGGTGGTCAGGGCCAGGACGCACTGGCTGAGGGCGCCGTGGGCGGGCTGCTCCTCCACCAGGCGAATCAAGGTGCCGGCGGGGGTCTCCAGCCAGCGCGCCCCCGCCGCCTCCCGCAGCTCCGGAGCCCCCTGGCTGTAGGACGACTGCAGCGGGTTGGACGGCCCCCCGTAGCGCAGCAGCTCCTCGACGCTGGTGGTGGGGGCCACCGGCAACAGGAAGCGGCAGCCGGGGCGCTGCGCCCGCAGGCGATCGGCGGTGTCCAGCAGAAAGGGCACCCCCACCTGGAGCTTGGCCCGCTTGGAGCCGGGCATCAGCGCCACCCACTCCCCGGGGGGCAGGGGCGCGTCGCTGCGCGCCGACTCCGAGAGATCCGCCATCAGATCCCCCACCACCTCGCAGCGGGGCCGCCAGCGCCGGGCCAGCCGGCCGGCGGCCTGGGGGCCCATGGCGGCGATGCGGTCGTTCCAACGGGGCCAGCGGACCACCCACTCGGCGTAGGTGAGGTGGCGGTAGCCGAGGCGCCAGGAGAGCAGCACGGTCCAGAACTGATCGCCGCCGAGGAACACCACCACCCCATGATCCGGCCAGGGGCCATGGCGGCGGGGCCGCAGCAGCAGCCACCAGAAGCGCTCGGCGGGCAGCACCCGGCTGAACAGCCCCATGCGCCGGGCCACCTGCGCTTCCGAGCCGGTGGCGTTGGGGCAGGGCACCAGCACCAGCTGCAGATCGATCGCTGCCGCTGGGGCCAGCGGGCGCAGGGGCACGTCCCGGTGCAGCCGACGGGCGAGGGGGCGCACCCAGGTGGCCAGCTCGCCGGGACCGTTGCAGACGAGCACGATCACGGCTTCAGCCGGAGCGGCGCCGGCAGGCGCGGTGCCAGGGAGCATGGGCTCACGGGAACCCGAACCCGGCTGTGCAGCAGTCACGGAGGGGGGCCGGGTTGTGGAGAAAGAAAAATGCGGATGACGAGACTTGAACTCGTAAGGCCGAAGCCACACGCCCCTCAAACGTGCGTGTCTACCAATTCCACCACATCCGCGTGGGCGGCTGGCTTCGAGAAGCCCTCCGGCTGAGCAATATACGCATCAGCTTCCTCAGTGAGCGCTGATACAGTCCGCAGCGGCCTGCCCTTGCTCTGCCGCTCCGGATGCCCATCGGCAAATTGCTGATCGCCAACCGCGGCGAGATCGCTCTCCGGATCCTGCGCAGCTGCCGCGAGCTCGGCATCCCCACCGTTGCCGTCTACAGCACGGTCGACCGCAACGCCCTGCACGTGCAACTGGCCGATGAGGCCGTCTGCGTGGGCGAAGCCCCCAGCTCCAAGAGCTACCTGAACATCCCCAACATCATTGCCGCCGCCACCTCCCGCGGCGCCGATGCGATCCACCCGGGCTATGGCTTCCTGGCGGAGAACGATCGCTTCGCCGAAATCTGCGCCGCCCACGGGCTCATCTTCGTGGGACCCTCCCCCGAGGCGATCCGGGCGATGGGCGACAAATCCACCGCCAAGGCCACCATGCAGGGCGTGGGCGTGCCCACCATCCCCGGCAGCGAAGGCCTGCTGAAGAGCCCCCAGGAGGCGGCCAGGCTGGCGGGGGCCATGGGCTACCCGGTGATGATCAAGGCCACCGCCGGTGGGGGCGGCCGGGGCATGCGCCTGGTGAACGAAGCCGAGCAGCTCGAAAGTCTGTTCAAGGCGGCCCAGGGGGAGGCCGAGGCGGCCTTCGGCAATCCGGGCCTCTACATGGAGAAATTCATCGACCGGCCCCGCCACGTCGAGGTGCAGATCCTGGCGGACCGCCACGGCAGCGTGGTGCACCTGGGGGAGCGCGACTGCTCGATCCAGCGCCGCCACCAGAAGCTCCTGGAGGAGGCCCCCAGCCCCGCCCTCGACCCTGAGTTGCGCCGGCGCATGGGCGAGGCGGCCGTGGCCGCCGCCCGCAGCATCACCTACGAAGGCGCCGGCACCGTGGAGTTCCTGGTGGACCGCGGCGGTGACTTCTATTTCATGGAGATGAACACCCGCATCCAGGTGGAGCACCCGGTCACCGAGATGGTCACGGGCATCGACCTGATCGCCGAACAACTCCGTATCGCCGCCGGCGAGCCCCTGAGCTTCCGCCAGGAGGATGTGAAGCTCTGCGGCCACGCGATCGAGTGCCGCATCAACGCCGAGGATCCCAGCCAGAACTTCCGCCCGGCCCCCGGCAGGATCACCGGCTGGCTCCCCCCCGGTGGTCCGGGGGTGCGCGTGGACAGCCACGTCTACACGGGCTACGAGATTCCGCCCTTCTATGACTCCTTGATCGGCAAAGTCATTGTCTGGGGGACTGATCGGGACCATGCCCTGCGGCGCCTGCGCCGGGCCCTCTCGGAATGCGCCGTCACCGGCATCCCGACCACGATCGAGTTCCACCTGGCTCTGCTGGATCGGCCCGAGTTCCAGCGCGGCGACGTGCACACCAAGTTCGTGGAACAGGAGATGCTGCCGCCCCCTCCTGGCCGTTAATCGGCCGCTGAACGACCGCTGACCCGTTCCTAGCCGACAGCGGCCAGGTCCTGGCTGCGGATCAGCACCAGGGTGAGCAGTCCCTGCTGGCCCACCAGCAGTTCCCGCAGCAGGCTGATCAGCCCCACCCAGATCACCGGAGTGACATCGACGCCGCCGATCGGCGGCACCAGCCGGCGGGTGAGCGCCAGCAGCGGTTCGGTGGGCCAGCCCACCACCGCCATCAGCCCGCGGCTGAGATCCACCTGGGGGTACCAGGTGAGCACGATCCGAAACAGGAACAGCAGCGTCCAGGCCGCCAGCAGCAGGCCGAGAACCAGCTGCAGGGCCGGGAGCACGGCCAGCAGCCGCTCGAGAGGCAACGAACGATCACCCGTCACAAAGCCCTAAGCGCAGGGGGCTTCATCGTAGGAAGTGGCCCTGCCTACCTAGGATTTCAGCACAGCTGAGTGCGCCATGACCCCTTCCCTCGCCAGTTTCCTGAACAGCCTCGCCTGGGGCGCCGTGATCGTGGTCGTGCCCATCGCTGTCGCCCTGGTGTTCATCAGCCAGAAAGATCAGGTTGACCGGAAGCTCTGAAGCCGCTGGCTTCGGCCGCCAGGGTCCCTAAAGTGTCCTAACGGGTTCTCCTTGCGGAGAACGTGATCAAGCGTTCTGCCTGAGGAGCTTCAGCCGTGGTCAATGCCAGCCTGAATTGGGCCAGCATCGTCGGCATTGTGCTGGCGGTGGGGGGAGCGCTGCTGTACTTCATGCGCAGCTTCAAGCCCGCCCTCGCCCGCGACTACGACGTCTTCTTCGCCGCCATCGGCCTGCTCTGCGGCGGCATCCTCTTCTTCCAGGGCTGGCGCCTGGATCCGATCCTCCAGTTCGGCCAGTTCCTGCTGGCGGGCACCACGGTGTTCTTCGCCTATGAGAGCGTGCGCCTGCGCGGGGTGACCACCGAACAGGCCCGCCGCTCCTCCTTCCTCGACGACGACGAGCCCGGTCCCGGGCCGCGCATGGGCGGCGGCCGCGACCAGTGGGGCACCGACAACGACCGCTTCGATGAGCCGGAGCCCCTGCGCCGCCGCATCCGCTCCCGCGGTGAGGAGCTCCCCGATGACGACCTCTACCGGCCCAGGCGGCCGGCCCGCACCGCCATCCCCGAGCGGGCCGCCAGCCGTGGCCCCCGCCCCGCCGATGACTGGGACACCCCCGGCAGCCGGCCCCCCGCTCGCCCCGAGCCCACCTACGAACCCCGCGCCAGCCGCTACAGCGCGGGAGCCTCCGCTGAGGCAACCTCGGGCCCATCCGCCTTCGGCACCCGCCGCCGGGAGCGCGACGAACCTCGCCGCGGCAGCCGCCCGGTGGCCAGTGCCGACAACCTGCCCCGCTCCAGCCGCCGAGGGGGCCCTGGCGGCGAGCCCAGCCCCGGTCGCGGCACGGGCCTGGGGGCCTCCGGTGTGCCCCAGGGTTCACCGATCAGCGACGCCGATTTCACCCCGGTGCGCCCCAGCTCCCGCCCCGGTGCCCCACGGCCGGAAGCCCAGGGCCCCCGCCCAGGTGGAGCCGCCTCCCGCCCCAGTGAGCCGCCCGCCGGTGGCCTGCGTGACAACAGCTCCCGCTTCGACGACTGACCGTGCCAGCGCCGCGGCCTCATAGGGCCGCCTCCGGTCTGCTCCTGCTGGCCCTCGGCCTTACGCTCTCCAGTTGCGCTCTGCTCACTGGAGTGCGACGCCAGGCGGCGGCGCCGCTGGGTCTGGGGATCGAAGGCCGCGAAGACCCCGCCCTCAGCGGCGATGGCCGCTACCTGGCCAGCGTGGTGGAACGCGGTAGCCGCCGCACGGTGCTGCTGCAGGAACGCCAGAGCGGCCGAATCCTGCCCCTGCGCCACCTCGGGGGCCAGCAGCCCCACAGCTCCCCGTCGTTGAGCTGGAACGGGCGCTATCTGGCGGTGGTGGTCCAGCAGGGCGCCAAGCGGCTGGCCCTGATCGAAGACCGGGCCACCGGGGCACGCCATCCGCTCTATCTGCCGGGTGATCTGGAACCCGAGCGCTTGAGCCTGGCCCCGGATGGTCGCCGCATCGCCCTCGAGCTCCTTGACCAGGGCCGCTCGCGGGTGGAGGTGTTCGATCTGGGGGCGCTGCTGGAGCCGGACCTGGCCCCGGGGCAGGGCCTGAGCGGCTCGCCCCCATGAGGGGTGACACCGTGAAACAGGCCCTGACGAGCGCGGCGCTGCTGCTGCTGCTCGCGGGCTGCGGCGGCACGCCGCTCCAGCCCATGGGTGGCCTCAACGAGCAACTGCAGCGCGCCGGCAACGGCCGCGCTCCCTCGCTGGGCCTTGGCTGGCTGGCCTGGATCAGTGGCCGTGCGGGCCGCGAGCAGGTGCAGCTGGTGGAACTGAGCCGTGGCGCCCCGGTGCCCCTGCCGGGTCTCAATCGACCGGACGCCCAGCCCCTGAGCGTGAGCGTCGATGGGCGCGGCGAACGGCTGGCCTTGGTGCGCCAACTGGATGGACGCACCGAACTGGTGCTCTACCGCCGCAGTTTGCAGACCCTGCAGCCCTTGCCGATGGAGCCTCCGGGCGTGCCGCGCCAGGTGCAACTCAGCGCCAATGGGCGCCTGCTGGCGGTGCAGGTGAGCCGGGGCGGCCTCTGGCAGGTGGACCTGATCGAGTTGCCCTGAACGGGCTGCCCTGAAGTGGCCCAACAACGCCTGTCAGGACGGCACAAGACCCGCCCAGCTCAGGAAACTCTGGTGGCTGAGCGCTTCGATCAGGAGCACGGCGGCGAAACCGACCATGGCGAAACGGCCGTTGACACGCTCGGCGTAGGCGCTCCAGCCGAAGGCCGGCACATCGCCGGTGGTGGCGCTGGTGGCCGGGGTCTCCTTTGTTGGCGCGGAGGGATCGTCGCTGGGGGAGGGACTCATGGTGGGTTCAGTTCTGGGTGAAGTCATGCTCGGCAGCGGGCACCAGCCGCCAGCTGCCGTTGCCATCGAGGGCCAGCACGCGGGTGTGGAAATCGGCCAGGGTGGGGCGGTGGCCCACGCTCACGAAGGCCATCTCCCGATCCCGCAGCAGGGCATAGAGGTGGCGCTCGGTGCTCACATCGAGGGCGCTGGTGGCCTCATCGAGCACCACGAAGCGGGGCGAATTGAGCAACAGGCGGGCGAAGGCCAGCCGTTGCTGCTCCCCAAGCGACAGCAGCCGAGGCCAATCGAGCTTGATGTCGAGGTTGGGATAGCGGTTCACCAACTCGCCCAGACGCACCTCCTCGAGCACGTTGCGCAGGTGGTCGTCGCTGAAGCGATCGGGCTGCAGCGGGTAGCAGAGCTGCTCCCGCAGGCTGCCCAGGATCATGTAGGGCTTCTGGGGAATGAACAGCAGATCGGCCAGGGCCGGCCGTTGGATGCTGCCCGCCGCCGGCGCCCACAGGCCACTCACCAGCCGCAGGAAAGAGGTCTTGCCGCAGCCGCTCGGCCCCACCACCAGCAGCCGCTCCTGGGGGGTCACCTCGACGCTCAGGTCGTGGATCAGCACCCGGCCGCTGCCGGGGGGCACCAGGTCGATGTGCTGGACGACGATCGCATCGACAGCGGGGCCGTCGCCGGCGGCTTCCAGGGCGATGGCGGCGTCGCTGCTGGCCTGGCTGGCGATCTCCTCCACCCGGCCCTGGAAGCTCTCCAGACGGCTGATGCTGGCTGAAAAGGCCGCCAGTCGATCGATGTTGTTGACGATGTAGCTGACCGAAAACAGCACCTGGGAGAAGGCGATGCTGGCCTGACCGAAGACGCCGAAATCCACCTCCTTGGCGAAGTAGATCGGCGCGATCACCAGCCAGGGCAGGAAGCGGGAGAAGTAGTCGTAGGAGCGCTGAATCACCTGGATCAGCGCCTCCCAGATGATCAGGCCGTTGTAGTTGCGGATCGCCCCCCCCAGCCGCCGCTCCGCCTCCTGGGCCTCCTGCTTCTCACCGCGGTAGAAGGCGATCGACTCGGCGTTGTCGCGGATGTGAACCAGGCCGTAGCGAAAGTCGGCCTCCAACTTGAGCTGCTGGAAGTTGAGCTTCACCAACTTGCGGCTGGCGAACACGATCAGCGCCGTGCCGCCCACGGAATAGGCCAGCAGCAGCAGGGCGAGCTTGGAGTTGATGCTCCAGAGCACGATGATGAAGCTGAAAAAGGTGAGCAGCGCCGCGAGGATCTCAACGGTGACGCTCAAGCTGGTGCTGGTGAAACTGGCCGTGTCCTGGGAGATCCGCTGGTCGGGGTTGTCGATCTCCGAAAACGATTCATCGTTCGGATCGAGAACGTAGTAGGCCCGGTTCGAGAGGTAACGGGTGATCAGGCGTCCACTCAGCCATTCCCGCCACAGCAGCCCCAGCTTGGGAATCAGATAGCTCTGGATCGCCCGGATCGGCAGGGCGAGCACCAGGCAGAAGGCATAGATCGCGACGGTCTTCCAGAACCCATCCCTGTCGTAGGCGACCAGGGTGTTGTCGACGTTTCGGGCGATGAAGCTGATGCCGACGTTGATGCCGTTGATCACCAGGATCAGCAGGGCGATGACCCCCAGCAGCACCCAGGGCAGCCAGCGGCCCTGACGCAGCTTGGAGCGCTGACTGCCGAACACCAGAAGACCGGCCACGAAGGCCGCCAGGACCCCTGGACCGATGGGGCCACGCCAGAGGGCACTCACCTGCTCGGGCACACCGGGCAGAAAACGGCCGCGGAGCTCCGGGATCAGGGCGCCGGTGGCGGCCACGGTGCCGGTGAGCAGCAGCAGGGTGAGGCCCACCACCACCGCCAGCAGGGCGACCACCAGCAGCAGGAATTGCCAGGGGCTGGTGTCCTCAACGGGGAGGAAATAGGGCTGGGCCAGGCGCTGCAGCTTGCCGAGCTGGTCGCGGAAGGCTTTCAGGGGACCCATGGACCGCTGCATGTGGCGCCATTGTCGCCGCTGGAGGTGCGGGCTGCGGCCCAACGGGCTACCCAGGCGGCTAGCCGGGGGGCCAGGCCAGGGGGCGCCCGCCGATCACGTGCACATGCAGATGAAACACGGTCTGGCCCGCCCCGGCGCCGTTGTTGATCACCGTGCGCCAGCCACTCAGCCCCTCGGCGGCGGCCACCTTCGCCGCCACCCGCAGCAGGTGGCCCAGCAGGGGTGCGTCGTCATCGCTGGCATCGGCCAGGTTCACCAGGGGCTGGCGCGGAATCACCAGCACGTGCACCGGCGCCTGGGGATTCACATCGCGGAAGGCCAGGCAGAGCTCATCGCTGTGCACCGGATCGCAGGGGATCTCCCCCCGCAGGATGCGGCCGAAGATCGTGTCGCTGGGGGCGTTCGATGCGGTGGGGCTGGGGTCGGCCATGGCGCCGGCGAGGCGGTCGGTGGGACAGAAGGTGGCACTGGAAAGGGCAGTGAGACCTTGATTCGATGCTGGCACGGTGCAGCGGAGCCGCCCTCCAGGGCCTCGACGGGGTCGAGGTGAGCGTGGAGGTGGACATCGCCCCGGGGCTGCCGGGGCTGTCGATCGTGGGACTGGCGGATGCGGCCGTGCAGGAATCGCGGGAGCGGGTGCGGGCCGCCCTGCGCAACGGCGGTTTCCGGGTGCCCCTCACCCGGGTGGTGGTGAGCCTGGCACCGGCGGACCTGCGCAAGGAGGGCCCCGCCTTCGACCTCCCGATCGCCCTGGGGCTGCTGGTGGCCAGCGCCCAGCTGCCGGCAGAGCAACTGGCGGGCATCTGGTGCGCCGGTGAACTGGGCCTCGATGGCCGCCTGCGGCCCGTGCGCGGAGCCCTGGCCCTGGCCCTGGCCGCCCGGCGCTGTGGCGCGCGGGCCCTGGTGCTTCCGGCCGCCAACGGGGCCGAGGCCGCCCTGGTGAAGGGGCTCACGGTGTGGTGCGCCGGGAGCCTGGCCCAGGTGGTGGCGCTGCTGGCGGATCCCGCCCAGGCCAGCCCCTGCAGGCCCTTGCCTGCCCAGGGGGTGCCGCCGACCCTGGATCTCGCCGATGTGAAGGGCCAACCCCACGGCCGCCGTGCCCTGGAGATCGCCGCCGCGGGCGGCCATCACCTGCTGCTGGTGGGTCCCCCTGGCAGCGGCAAGACGATGCTGGCCCGGCGCCTGCCGGGGCTGCTGCCGCCGTTGGAGCAACCCGAAATGCTGGAGCTCACCCAGCTTTATTCGGTGGCGGGGCTGCTGGGCGGCCATGGCAGCCTGCTGAGCCAACGGCCCTTCCGCGCCCCCCACCACGGCTGTTCCGGGGCGGCCCTGATCGGCGGCGGCGCCATCCCCCGCCCCGGGGAACTGTCGCTGGCCCACTGCGGGGTGCTGTTCCTCGATGAACTGGCGGAATTCCGCCGGGACGTGCTCGACCAGCTGCGGCAGCCCCTGGAGGAGGGGGAGGTGTGGATCAGCCGCACGCGGCAGCGCAGCCGCTTCCCGGCCCAGGTGGCCCTGGTGGCCGCCACCAACCCCTGCCCCTGCGGCTGGTTCGGGGATCCGGAGCGGGTCTGCAGCTGCGGCGAGCAGCGACGCGAACGCTATTGGTCGCGGTTGTCGGGGCCGCTGCTGGACCGCATCGATCTGCAGGTGATCGTGCGCCGGCTGGAGGCGGAGCAGCTGGTGGCGGACTTCGAGCCCCGAGCGAGCCCCGGCCACCAGAGCGAAAGCAGCCGACTGGTGGCCCAGCGGGTGCGGCAGGCCCGCGCAAGGATGTCGCAGCGCAACCCCGGGGGCTGCGCCAACAGCCTGCTGGGCGGCGCCGACCTGCGCCGCCACAGCCATCTGATCCCCAAGGCCCTGGCGCTCTGGGAGGGGGCGATCCGTCAGCGGCGCCTGAGCGCCCGCTCCGCCGAGCGGCTTCTGCGGGTGGCGCGCACGATCGCCGACCTGAACGGCGAAGGCTCCATCGGCGCCGAAGCGGTGGCCGAGGCCCTCACCTTTCGCTCCTTCGATCGCCCCTAAGCCAACTCAGCGTCGACGGGGATGGTCGCGGTAGGGCTGCACCCCCACCAACGGCGGAGGCGGTGCTTCGCCCGGGTGGGGATGGCCGAAGGTGTAGCCAAGCGCGCTGGCGAACCAGTGGGTGAAATCACGGATCAGGTGGCCCATGGCCATGCTCCGGGGAACATCTCCATGCTGATCATTCCAGCCTCAGCCGGGGATGGGTGAAAACACCCGTTCAGCGGCGGCGGCGGCGCTGCTGGGCCTT
This sequence is a window from Cyanobium sp. ATX 6F1. Protein-coding genes within it:
- a CDS encoding histidine triad nucleotide-binding protein; protein product: MADPSPTASNAPSDTIFGRILRGEIPCDPVHSDELCLAFRDVNPQAPVHVLVIPRQPLVNLADASDDDAPLLGHLLRVAAKVAAAEGLSGWRTVINNGAGAGQTVFHLHVHVIGGRPLAWPPG
- a CDS encoding YifB family Mg chelatase-like AAA ATPase; translation: MLARCSGAALQGLDGVEVSVEVDIAPGLPGLSIVGLADAAVQESRERVRAALRNGGFRVPLTRVVVSLAPADLRKEGPAFDLPIALGLLVASAQLPAEQLAGIWCAGELGLDGRLRPVRGALALALAARRCGARALVLPAANGAEAALVKGLTVWCAGSLAQVVALLADPAQASPCRPLPAQGVPPTLDLADVKGQPHGRRALEIAAAGGHHLLLVGPPGSGKTMLARRLPGLLPPLEQPEMLELTQLYSVAGLLGGHGSLLSQRPFRAPHHGCSGAALIGGGAIPRPGELSLAHCGVLFLDELAEFRRDVLDQLRQPLEEGEVWISRTRQRSRFPAQVALVAATNPCPCGWFGDPERVCSCGEQRRERYWSRLSGPLLDRIDLQVIVRRLEAEQLVADFEPRASPGHQSESSRLVAQRVRQARARMSQRNPGGCANSLLGGADLRRHSHLIPKALALWEGAIRQRRLSARSAERLLRVARTIADLNGEGSIGAEAVAEALTFRSFDRP
- a CDS encoding ABC transporter ATP-binding protein/permease yields the protein MGPLKAFRDQLGKLQRLAQPYFLPVEDTSPWQFLLLVVALLAVVVGLTLLLLTGTVAATGALIPELRGRFLPGVPEQVSALWRGPIGPGVLAAFVAGLLVFGSQRSKLRQGRWLPWVLLGVIALLILVINGINVGISFIARNVDNTLVAYDRDGFWKTVAIYAFCLVLALPIRAIQSYLIPKLGLLWREWLSGRLITRYLSNRAYYVLDPNDESFSEIDNPDQRISQDTASFTSTSLSVTVEILAALLTFFSFIIVLWSINSKLALLLLAYSVGGTALIVFASRKLVKLNFQQLKLEADFRYGLVHIRDNAESIAFYRGEKQEAQEAERRLGGAIRNYNGLIIWEALIQVIQRSYDYFSRFLPWLVIAPIYFAKEVDFGVFGQASIAFSQVLFSVSYIVNNIDRLAAFSASISRLESFQGRVEEIASQASSDAAIALEAAGDGPAVDAIVVQHIDLVPPGSGRVLIHDLSVEVTPQERLLVVGPSGCGKTSFLRLVSGLWAPAAGSIQRPALADLLFIPQKPYMILGSLREQLCYPLQPDRFSDDHLRNVLEEVRLGELVNRYPNLDIKLDWPRLLSLGEQQRLAFARLLLNSPRFVVLDEATSALDVSTERHLYALLRDREMAFVSVGHRPTLADFHTRVLALDGNGSWRLVPAAEHDFTQN